Below is a window of Paramagnetospirillum magneticum AMB-1 DNA.
GAATGGGCGGGGCGGCCATCGGGACGGGTCATGCGGGTGGTGATGACTTCGAAAGCCTTCCGCGCGGCGGTCAGCCAGTCCGGGCGATCGAAGGCCAGGGAGGCCTCGGCCAGGGCCGAGATGGCCATGGCGTTCCAGTCGGCCAGGACCTTATCGTCGCGTCCCGGCCAGATGCGCTTGTCCCGCGCCGCCAGCAGCACCGCCTTGGCTTCGGCGAGGTCGCCATCATCACCGCCGCCTCGGGGATGGTTGCGGTGGAGGATGGTGCGCCCCTCCCAATTGCCATGGGCCCGCACGTCGTAAAGGGTGCCGAAGCGGATGGCGGTGTCCATGTCCATCAGGGCGGAGAGTTCCTCCGACGTCCAGGTATAGAACAGCCCTTCCTCGCCCTCGCTGTCGGCATCCAGCGCGGCGGCGAAGGCGTCGCCCTCGGCCATCATGTCGCGCAGCAGCCAGCCCACCGTTTCGAAGATGCGGGTGCGGTAGAGCGGCGAGCCGGTGTGCTTCCACACCTTGGTCAGCAGCGACAGCAGCTGGGCATTGTCGTAGAGCATCTTCTCGAAATGGGGCACCAGCCAGAACTCGTCGGTGGAGTAGCGCATGAAGCCGCCGCCCAGATGGTCATAAATGCCACCCTGGCAAATGTGGTTCAGCGTCACGGTAACGGCATCCTTAAGGCTGGAATTGCCGGTTCTCAGATAGGAATGCCACAGGAAACGGAACAGGCCGGGCTGGGGGAATTTCGGCGCGCCCACGGTGCCGCCGTCCTCGAAATCGATCAGGCGCAGGCATTGGGCGGCGCCCAGATCCACCACTTCCATATCCAATGCCAAGGGGCCGGGCGAGCGGGCCATCTTTTCCAGGCTCTCGCGGATGCGCTCCACATTGTGGCTGATCTTCTCCGGGTCGCGATGGAAGCTGTGGGCGATGCCCTCCAGCACGTCGGGGAAGGCGGCGCGGCCATAGCGGGTGGTGGCGGGAAAGTAGGTGCCGCCCCAGAACGGCTCGGCGTCGGGGGTCAGGAACATGGTCAGCGGCCAGCCGCCGTGCTGGCCCATCAGGCCCAGGGCGTTCTGGTAGAGGGCATCCAGGTCCGGGCGTTCCTCGCGATCGACCTTGATGTTGACGAACAGACGGTTCATCAGCCCGGCGATGCCAGCGTCCTCGAAGCTTTCATGGGCCATGACGTGGCACCAGTGGCAGGCGGAATAGCCCACCGACAGCAGGATCGGCTTGTTGCTGGCCTTGGCCTCGGCCAGGGCCTCCGGCCCCCAGGCCCACCAATGGACGGGATTGTGGGCATGCTGCAGCAGATAGGGGCTGGTCTCGGCGGCCAGTCGATTGTGAGACATTCATCGATCCTTGAAACGGCAGGACATTGCGCCGGGGGAGGCTAATGCTTAGTTTGGGTGAAAGTGGGCCGAGCGCAAGACGAGGACGACATGAAGATTACCGTGGACGTGGATTGTACCCCAGAGGAGGCCCGGACCTTTCTCGGGCTGCCCGACGTCAAGCCCATGCAGGAAGCCCTGCTGAAGCAGATCCAGGATCAGATGGCCGCCAATCTGCACGCCATGGAACCGGAGACCATGCTGAAGGTCTGGCTGCCCGCCGGGGTCCAGGGCATGGAGCAGCTGCAGAAGATGTTCTGGTCCCAGTTCTCCTCCGGCTCGCGCCCCAAGGAGAGCAAGCCGTGAGCCGCCTGCCCGGCGATCCACCCGATTATTTCCGGGTCCATGTCTTCATCTGCACCAATCGCCGTCCCGACGACAACAAGCGCGGCTCGTGCGCCGGGCGGGGTTCCGAGGCGCTGCGCGAACACATGAAGGACGCCCAGAAGAAGCTCGGCCTCAAGGATGTACGGATCAACTCCGCCGGCTGCCTCGACCGCTGCGGCAAGGGGCCGGTGATGGTGATCTATCCCGAGGGCATCTGGTACAGCTTCAATAGCGTGGCCGACCTGGATGAAATTCTCGAGACGCATATCGTCGGGGGCGGCCGGGTCGAGCGTCTGATGCTCGCGCCCAATTCCTGA
It encodes the following:
- a CDS encoding DUF6489 family protein, translating into MKITVDVDCTPEEARTFLGLPDVKPMQEALLKQIQDQMAANLHAMEPETMLKVWLPAGVQGMEQLQKMFWSQFSSGSRPKESKP
- a CDS encoding thioredoxin domain-containing protein, with product MSHNRLAAETSPYLLQHAHNPVHWWAWGPEALAEAKASNKPILLSVGYSACHWCHVMAHESFEDAGIAGLMNRLFVNIKVDREERPDLDALYQNALGLMGQHGGWPLTMFLTPDAEPFWGGTYFPATTRYGRAAFPDVLEGIAHSFHRDPEKISHNVERIRESLEKMARSPGPLALDMEVVDLGAAQCLRLIDFEDGGTVGAPKFPQPGLFRFLWHSYLRTGNSSLKDAVTVTLNHICQGGIYDHLGGGFMRYSTDEFWLVPHFEKMLYDNAQLLSLLTKVWKHTGSPLYRTRIFETVGWLLRDMMAEGDAFAAALDADSEGEEGLFYTWTSEELSALMDMDTAIRFGTLYDVRAHGNWEGRTILHRNHPRGGGDDGDLAEAKAVLLAARDKRIWPGRDDKVLADWNAMAISALAEASLAFDRPDWLTAARKAFEVITTRMTRPDGRPAHSLCQGRAETAAVLDDYAWLILAALSLHEATAAPEYLERALVWADQVHAHHWDGAEGGYFLSADDAGDVVIRTKPAFDSAVPSGNGMMAEALARLWLVTGDEAWRERSQAVIDAFGAAIPEQIPHMTSLLEAFAILAEPLQVVIVGPLDDSGGRALLRTFATTPLPPVSLLRVDNGAALPPGHPAHGKSLVDGRAAAYICQGSTCRAPVTDPDQLAALLSKK
- a CDS encoding (2Fe-2S) ferredoxin domain-containing protein, which translates into the protein MSRLPGDPPDYFRVHVFICTNRRPDDNKRGSCAGRGSEALREHMKDAQKKLGLKDVRINSAGCLDRCGKGPVMVIYPEGIWYSFNSVADLDEILETHIVGGGRVERLMLAPNS